TTTGTCACTAGACACTATCGTGACAGGGCTAGGTCCATGGATAGAGCCTGATGGCAGTGCCCTTGGGGGAACTGGTATTGCCGCTATCTTCGATTCCGGCAAAGATGGCCCCACCCTGTTGTTTCGCTGCGAACTTGATGCTTTGCCCATCCAGGAGAAATCCGAGCTTTCCTATTGTTCCGAATTGGAGACCAAGGCCCACTTGTGCGGTCACGATGGCCATATGAGCATTTTGCTGGCGCTGGCCATGCGGCTGGGTAAACAGCGCCCGGCCAAGGGCAAGGTGGTGCTCCTGTTCCAGCCGGCAGAAGAAACCGGCAAGGGCGCCAGAGCTTTGCTGCGCGATCCGGAATTCTTTGAAAAAGTGCCGAAACCCGACATGGCCTTTGCCCTGCACAACCTGCCGGGGCTTGCTCTTGGCAGCGTGGCCCTGAAAGGCGGCGCCATGTGCTGTGCTTCGCGCGGTATCCGCATTTTGCTAGAAGGCAAAACCTCTCATGCCTCCATGCCACAGGACGGCGTTTCGCCCATTCCTGCCATGATGACCATTGCCGCGGGTCTTAATGCCCTCTCCAACGGGCTCGATGCCGATCAGGCGCTTGATGAAAGCTACAAGCTGGTGACCATCACGCACATGAGCGTTGGCGAGCCATGCTTTGGCGTGGCTCCGGGCGCAGGAGAGATTTGGGCGACCTTGCGCACCGTTACTGATGATGTCATGGGAGATCTGGTGAAGGCGGCCGAAAGCCTTGCTGCAGAGGCAGCCAAGGCGAAAGGGCTCTCACTGCAGATCGAGCAAGACGACATTTTCGATGCCTGCACCAATGCGCCTGAAACCACAGCCATGGTAGCAAAAGCGCTGGAAGCAGAAGGCATCGCAACCAAAGAGCAGACAGAGCCCATGCGCTGGTCTGAAGATTTCGGCCAGTTCGGCCATCATTGCCCCTCGACCCTGTTTGTCCTCGGCTCTGGAGAAACGCAGCCACAACTGCATAATCCGGATTTTGATTTTCCTGATGAGCTGACACCGGTGGGAGCCCGCATTTTCGAGCGGGTCATCCGCAATATATTGGGTTAAGTGTGGCAAGGTTTCCCCGTTGAAGCTTCAACGGGGAGAGCCCATCTATTCCACCAAACCCGTATTCTCTCGCAATTGCTCAATCCGCTTCAGGGTCTCGTGAGACCTGCAGGCATTGTAGGCTACTTTATGCAGGGTGCCACCGCGAAAGGGATCCGTAACGCGCATGCACTCTGCATCGCGGAACGGAATCCAGGCTCTCTGGGCATCGCGCAATATCTCCTTGCCTGTCTCGTCCAGCTTGTTGCGGAGGCTCTGATATTCTGCATTCAGTTCCTTGTCCGCTTTCATATAGTCATCATAGGCGCATTCGTTGAGTTCCGATGTGGTGATTGCGTTCTTGCAATCGCGCGCCAAAGCGGGAGCATTCACGACAAGCCCCGTTGCAATGAGTGCTGCCAACATGATTTTTCTATTCAACGCCTTCGCCTCCCCGCAGAATCAATCAAGAATTGTTATTTTTATTGTAACAATCAAATCCAGTCTGGACAATGCGGGCCTTCTCACCCCAGATCGATTGCCGCGCCGTGTCGGTGCACGGCTTCAACGCGCGCACCGGGGGTATCCGAGCCTGCATCATGTAGGGCGATCGTTGGCAAAAGACGAAATGGTGCGCGGGATTGCTTTCTGCCTTGCACCACCACGCGATGGGCCGCCTCCCCTTCTCTTGCGGAGAAAGGCTGCACGGTGATGCCACCGAAACGGCCTTCCATCAGCTTTAATAGCGCGGGCAGCTCATCGGCCCGCTGGACCACCGTGAAGGTACCCTTGCTTTTCAGAATGGAAACTGCCGTGCGAAACCAAGGCTCCATGCCCTCATCGGTGAGCATGTGCGCGGTCGCGCGGGCCTCGTTTGGCGAGGTCTGAAAGCGTTCGGGTTGATAATAGGGCGGATTGGCGATGACGTGATCGGCCAGATTTTCAATAAGGCCCGCCTCTTTGCGAGCCTCGCCCCTCAGAGATACATCTGAGCAGATGACCGAAGCCGCGGAAAGATGCTCGACCGAGCGCGCCATATTGGCAGCCGCCATGGCGGCCACGTCCGGATCGATCTCGACGGCCAGCAGGCGCAATGCTCCCACCCGCACCGCAACACAAAGCCCGGCAGCTCCGACACCGGACCCCAGATCCACGACCAAATCTCCGGCCTTTGCCGGTGTACAGGCGGCAAGCAATACGGCATCGGTGCCTGACCGGTGGTGGCCTTTTCTTGGCTGCAACAGAGAGATGCGCCCCCCCAGGAAATCATCCTCGCTCATCGTGCCAGCATCGGGCGAGCAGAGAGGGGCAATGGTGGGCACATCAGTCAGCAAGGCAGGCGGGCTTTGAAGCGATGACGCTGGCATAGGGGATTCCTTGCAG
This window of the uncultured Cohaesibacter sp. genome carries:
- a CDS encoding methyltransferase, whose product is MPASSLQSPPALLTDVPTIAPLCSPDAGTMSEDDFLGGRISLLQPRKGHHRSGTDAVLLAACTPAKAGDLVVDLGSGVGAAGLCVAVRVGALRLLAVEIDPDVAAMAAANMARSVEHLSAASVICSDVSLRGEARKEAGLIENLADHVIANPPYYQPERFQTSPNEARATAHMLTDEGMEPWFRTAVSILKSKGTFTVVQRADELPALLKLMEGRFGGITVQPFSAREGEAAHRVVVQGRKQSRAPFRLLPTIALHDAGSDTPGARVEAVHRHGAAIDLG
- a CDS encoding lysozyme inhibitor LprI family protein, which encodes MNRKIMLAALIATGLVVNAPALARDCKNAITTSELNECAYDDYMKADKELNAEYQSLRNKLDETGKEILRDAQRAWIPFRDAECMRVTDPFRGGTLHKVAYNACRSHETLKRIEQLRENTGLVE
- a CDS encoding amidohydrolase — its product is MSTQLTNAEIDHLIAFRQALHRRPELSGEEMDTAQKVIEELQNLSLDTIVTGLGPWIEPDGSALGGTGIAAIFDSGKDGPTLLFRCELDALPIQEKSELSYCSELETKAHLCGHDGHMSILLALAMRLGKQRPAKGKVVLLFQPAEETGKGARALLRDPEFFEKVPKPDMAFALHNLPGLALGSVALKGGAMCCASRGIRILLEGKTSHASMPQDGVSPIPAMMTIAAGLNALSNGLDADQALDESYKLVTITHMSVGEPCFGVAPGAGEIWATLRTVTDDVMGDLVKAAESLAAEAAKAKGLSLQIEQDDIFDACTNAPETTAMVAKALEAEGIATKEQTEPMRWSEDFGQFGHHCPSTLFVLGSGETQPQLHNPDFDFPDELTPVGARIFERVIRNILG